In Halopelagius inordinatus, a single genomic region encodes these proteins:
- a CDS encoding DJ-1/PfpI family protein, whose amino-acid sequence MYHVAILLYDGFDELDAVGPYEVFRTAAGFGADCDARLVTLDDRTTVTANHGMEVVVDGQLDPEASVSTDLIVVPGGGWSDAAKPGAGMEAKKGDIPGALAAFSEFGMTVAGVCTGGMLLARAGLLDGRPAVTHHSAISDLEDAGADVRDARFVDDGDVLTAGGVTSGIDLALHLVEREFGRDIAADVAREIEYDRREAASAAVDID is encoded by the coding sequence GTGTACCACGTTGCCATCCTCCTCTACGACGGATTCGACGAACTGGACGCTGTCGGGCCTTACGAGGTGTTTCGGACGGCCGCCGGGTTCGGTGCGGACTGCGACGCGCGACTCGTGACGCTCGACGACCGAACGACGGTCACCGCGAATCACGGGATGGAGGTGGTCGTCGACGGCCAACTGGACCCCGAGGCGTCGGTATCGACGGACCTTATCGTCGTTCCAGGCGGCGGGTGGAGCGACGCCGCGAAGCCGGGTGCGGGGATGGAGGCGAAAAAGGGGGATATCCCGGGAGCGCTCGCGGCGTTCTCGGAGTTCGGGATGACCGTCGCCGGCGTCTGTACCGGCGGGATGCTCCTTGCCCGCGCGGGCCTCCTCGACGGCCGTCCGGCGGTCACTCACCACTCGGCGATTTCGGACCTCGAAGACGCCGGTGCCGACGTGCGAGACGCCCGGTTCGTAGACGACGGCGACGTCCTCACCGCCGGCGGCGTCACCTCCGGCATTGACCTGGCACTCCACCTCGTCGAACGCGAGTTCGGGCGAGATATCGCCGCGGACGTGGCACGCGAAATAGAGTACGACCGCCGCGAGGCGGCGTCGGCGGCGGTCGATATCGACTGA
- a CDS encoding cryptochrome/photolyase family protein, producing the protein MQLHWHRRDVRAADNRGLSAAAAEGDVVPVFVFDDAVLDHAGASRVQFLVDALDELRAWYRERGSDLVVRRGDPRTVLPELAAEHGIDRVVWNEDYSGLARERDAAVRRALDEAGVRSESFHDAIFHEPGSITTNAGDPYSVYSYFWKKWRDREKPAPVAAPESDALASVSGDPIPTCSDLGFERPDADVPEAGTDAARRRLAEFCDDPIYRYAEGREYPARDATSGLSPDLKFGTIGIREVYEATAEARASAAGERDESVGEFQSQLAWREFYSHVLRYNPNVVAENYKEYENAIEWRDDPEALRAWKEGQTGYPIVDAGMRQLKAEAFVHNRVRMIVASFLTKDLLLDWREGYAHFRDRLVDHDTANDTGGWQWAASTGTDAQPYFRIFNPMTQGERYDPDAEYIRRYVPELRDVPAADIHRWHELSPTRRAELSEGYPDPIVDHAERREDAIAMFEAARGD; encoded by the coding sequence ATGCAACTCCACTGGCACCGCCGCGACGTGCGGGCGGCGGACAACCGCGGCCTCTCTGCGGCCGCGGCGGAGGGAGACGTGGTCCCCGTGTTCGTGTTCGACGACGCGGTTCTCGACCACGCCGGGGCTTCGCGCGTGCAGTTTCTCGTGGACGCACTCGACGAACTGCGGGCGTGGTATCGAGAGCGGGGGTCGGACCTCGTCGTCCGACGCGGTGACCCGCGGACGGTCCTCCCGGAACTGGCCGCGGAGCACGGTATCGACCGCGTCGTCTGGAACGAGGATTACTCCGGACTCGCGAGAGAACGCGACGCCGCGGTTCGGCGCGCCCTCGACGAGGCGGGCGTCCGGAGCGAGTCGTTTCACGACGCCATCTTCCACGAACCGGGGTCGATAACGACCAACGCGGGCGACCCCTACTCGGTGTACTCGTACTTCTGGAAGAAGTGGCGCGACAGGGAGAAACCCGCGCCGGTCGCCGCGCCCGAGTCGGACGCGTTGGCCTCGGTGTCGGGTGACCCGATTCCGACGTGTTCGGACCTCGGGTTCGAGAGACCCGACGCCGACGTGCCGGAGGCGGGGACGGACGCCGCCAGACGCCGCCTCGCGGAGTTCTGCGACGACCCGATATACCGGTACGCCGAGGGACGAGAGTATCCGGCGCGAGACGCCACCTCGGGCCTTTCTCCGGACCTGAAGTTCGGAACCATCGGGATTCGAGAGGTGTACGAGGCCACCGCGGAGGCGAGAGCGTCCGCCGCGGGCGAGAGAGACGAGTCCGTCGGGGAGTTTCAGTCGCAGTTGGCGTGGCGGGAGTTCTACTCGCACGTCCTCCGGTACAACCCGAACGTCGTCGCGGAGAACTACAAGGAGTACGAGAACGCCATCGAGTGGCGCGACGACCCGGAGGCCCTTCGCGCGTGGAAGGAGGGTCAGACGGGCTATCCCATCGTGGACGCCGGGATGCGGCAACTGAAGGCGGAAGCGTTCGTGCACAACCGCGTTCGGATGATCGTCGCCTCGTTTCTGACGAAAGACCTGCTTCTCGATTGGCGCGAGGGGTACGCGCACTTCCGCGACCGGTTGGTGGACCACGACACGGCGAACGACACCGGCGGGTGGCAGTGGGCCGCCTCCACCGGGACGGACGCCCAACCGTACTTCCGGATTTTCAACCCGATGACACAGGGCGAACGCTACGACCCGGACGCCGAGTACATCCGGCGGTACGTGCCGGAACTCCGCGACGTGCCCGCGGCGGATATCCACCGGTGGCACGAACTGTCGCCGACCCGGCGAGCGGAGTTATCCGAGGGGTACCCGGACCCGATAGTGGACCACGCGGAACGGCGCGAGGACGCGATTGCGATGTTCGAGGCGGCGCGCGGCGACTAG
- a CDS encoding 6-hydroxymethylpterin diphosphokinase MptE-like protein has product MRFEAWEPVYESILSDFGYPRAGDERARDVLAEYATPFDFERVDCTGDTVAVVGAAPSLPAELERVGEADRVFAASTAADAVRDAGFDVDLMVTDLDKNPETARELTREGTPVAAHAHGDNVSAVREWVPRYDSDHVLATTQAAPVAAVYNFGGFTDGDRAAFAADAFGADRLLFAGWEFDDPTVTEAKARKLRWAERLLHLLERLRGERFGVLDGRRADVDPVSLG; this is encoded by the coding sequence GTGCGTTTCGAAGCGTGGGAACCGGTGTACGAGTCGATATTGTCCGACTTCGGCTACCCGCGGGCGGGCGACGAACGCGCGAGGGACGTCCTCGCCGAGTACGCGACGCCGTTCGATTTCGAGAGAGTCGACTGTACCGGAGACACAGTCGCAGTCGTCGGTGCCGCGCCGTCGCTTCCGGCGGAACTCGAACGCGTCGGCGAGGCCGACCGGGTGTTCGCCGCGTCGACGGCCGCCGACGCGGTCCGAGACGCCGGGTTCGACGTGGACCTGATGGTGACGGATTTAGACAAAAACCCCGAGACGGCGCGGGAGTTGACGCGGGAGGGAACGCCCGTCGCGGCACACGCCCACGGCGACAACGTTTCGGCGGTGCGCGAGTGGGTCCCGAGATACGACTCGGACCACGTCCTCGCGACGACCCAAGCGGCGCCCGTCGCCGCCGTCTACAACTTCGGCGGGTTCACCGACGGTGACCGCGCCGCGTTCGCGGCGGACGCGTTCGGTGCGGACCGACTCCTCTTTGCGGGGTGGGAGTTCGACGACCCGACGGTGACGGAGGCGAAGGCGCGGAAACTCCGCTGGGCGGAGCGTCTGCTCCACCTGTTGGAGCGTCTGCGCGGAGAACGGTTCGGCGTCCTCGACGGACGGCGGGCGGACGTGGACCCGGTCTCTCTCGGTTGA
- the folP gene encoding dihydropteroate synthase — MQTVDAAGLGIGDDHPPRIMGVLNVSEESPYEPSVFDDAGDAAEYVDTELVDEGADIVDVGLESANKRFEVLSADEELDRLETALDAIASVSGDAVFSIETRYHEVAEAALSRGFDMVNDVCGFADPEMPRVCAEHDAAVAKMASPPDLERPGAVEEVDDIYEALKRNGLTDKTIVDPAFGGWSEAKTLEHDRETFRRLREFRGLGQPILVSINRKNFLREFAGRSTEEALPVSLAATSMAVERGAHVVRTHDVRETRDAALIGEAFARDRVHTRDDVSVEELDATTPRETERHLERLGIESDVAGDTVVRVFEIDGLSPDDERTLSAAASDGGATFVRGTTSGTLLFGTPTTLQATRAAVESPSDAVGAALDAVVSETE; from the coding sequence ATGCAAACCGTGGACGCGGCCGGACTCGGTATCGGCGACGACCATCCGCCCCGCATCATGGGCGTCCTGAACGTCTCCGAGGAGTCGCCGTACGAGCCCAGCGTGTTCGACGACGCCGGCGACGCCGCCGAGTACGTCGATACCGAACTCGTAGACGAGGGCGCGGATATCGTCGACGTGGGACTCGAATCGGCGAACAAGCGGTTCGAGGTGCTGTCGGCCGACGAGGAACTCGACAGACTGGAGACGGCCCTCGACGCGATAGCGTCCGTCTCCGGCGACGCCGTCTTCTCCATCGAGACGCGGTATCACGAAGTCGCGGAGGCGGCCCTCTCGCGGGGGTTCGACATGGTCAACGACGTCTGCGGCTTCGCCGACCCGGAGATGCCGCGGGTCTGTGCGGAGCACGACGCCGCCGTCGCGAAGATGGCGAGTCCCCCTGACCTCGAACGGCCGGGCGCGGTCGAGGAGGTAGACGACATCTACGAGGCGTTGAAGCGGAACGGACTCACCGACAAGACCATCGTCGACCCGGCGTTCGGCGGGTGGTCGGAAGCGAAGACGCTCGAACACGACAGAGAGACGTTTCGTCGTCTCCGGGAGTTCCGCGGGTTGGGACAGCCGATTCTCGTCTCCATCAACCGGAAGAACTTCCTCCGCGAGTTCGCCGGGCGTTCGACCGAGGAGGCGTTGCCGGTGTCTCTGGCGGCCACGTCGATGGCCGTCGAACGCGGCGCGCACGTGGTTCGGACCCACGACGTCCGAGAGACGCGCGACGCGGCGCTCATCGGAGAGGCGTTCGCCCGCGACAGAGTGCACACGAGAGACGACGTTTCCGTCGAGGAACTCGACGCGACGACGCCCCGAGAGACCGAACGGCACCTCGAACGCCTCGGAATCGAGTCGGACGTGGCCGGAGACACCGTCGTCAGGGTCTTCGAAATCGACGGCCTCTCTCCGGACGACGAACGGACGCTCTCTGCGGCGGCGTCCGACGGCGGCGCGACGTTCGTCCGCGGGACGACGAGCGGAACCCTCCTGTTCGGGACGCCGACCACCCTGCAGGCGACGCGTGCGGCGGTCGAGTCCCCCTCCGACGCCGTCGGTGCCGCACTCGACGCCGTCGTCTCGGAGACGGAGTGA
- a CDS encoding RNA methyltransferase, with product MPPRTQKPVVVIVDPKTPGNVGTIARAMKNFGLTDLKLVNPPEMGRDSEAYGFAGHAREDVLPNAEEVTFEEIVENYHTVGTTAITNEDSRKHVRFPFKTPLEVRESLETVETKTALVFGREGKGLNNEELARLDEVCSIPASSEYPVLNLGQAATVLFYELRTLTVEETQLPDVERERADEADVDRFYDFFSQFLDSVEHRDHKRPKTMRMMRRLLGRAHPTEREVHTLIGIFRRANRYLGERAYSADADADADSDADAKADADADAQVEPRPDDD from the coding sequence ATGCCTCCGCGAACACAGAAACCGGTCGTCGTCATCGTCGACCCGAAGACGCCCGGTAACGTCGGCACTATCGCCCGCGCGATGAAGAACTTCGGTCTGACTGACCTCAAACTCGTGAATCCGCCGGAGATGGGCCGCGACAGCGAGGCGTACGGCTTCGCCGGACACGCCCGCGAAGACGTCCTCCCGAACGCAGAAGAGGTAACCTTCGAGGAGATAGTCGAGAACTACCACACCGTCGGCACCACCGCGATAACGAACGAAGACAGCAGAAAGCACGTCCGCTTCCCGTTCAAGACGCCTCTCGAAGTTCGAGAGAGCCTCGAAACCGTCGAGACGAAGACCGCACTCGTCTTCGGGCGGGAGGGAAAGGGCCTGAACAACGAGGAACTCGCCCGACTGGACGAGGTGTGTTCCATCCCGGCGAGTTCCGAGTACCCCGTGTTGAACCTCGGTCAGGCCGCGACGGTGCTTTTCTACGAACTGCGAACGCTCACCGTCGAGGAGACGCAACTCCCCGACGTGGAGCGCGAACGCGCCGACGAGGCGGACGTAGACCGCTTCTACGACTTCTTCTCTCAGTTCCTCGACTCCGTCGAACACCGCGACCACAAGCGCCCGAAGACGATGCGGATGATGCGCCGCCTCCTCGGACGCGCCCACCCGACCGAACGCGAGGTACACACCCTCATCGGCATCTTCCGGCGTGCGAACCGCTATCTGGGCGAACGCGCCTACAGCGCCGACGCCGACGCCGATGCCGACTCGGACGCGGACGCGAAGGCGGACGCCGACGCCGACGCGCAGGTCGAACCGCGTCCGGACGACGACTGA
- a CDS encoding MaoC family dehydratase: MTTFFEDFSVGDEAEFGSYDVTEAEIREFAESYDPQWFHTDPERAEAESMYGGIIASGWHTTAMTMRMLVDEFLSETAALGAKGVDELRWRRPVRPGETLSVRTEILETTPETERRGLVRVRITTANGDGEEVCSMVALTMFARREGGEGEN, from the coding sequence ATGACGACGTTCTTCGAGGATTTCTCCGTCGGCGACGAGGCGGAGTTCGGAAGTTACGACGTGACGGAGGCGGAGATACGCGAGTTCGCGGAGAGCTACGACCCCCAGTGGTTCCACACCGACCCCGAACGGGCCGAAGCCGAGTCGATGTACGGCGGCATCATCGCGAGCGGGTGGCACACCACCGCGATGACGATGCGGATGTTGGTCGACGAGTTCCTCTCGGAGACGGCGGCGCTCGGTGCGAAAGGCGTCGACGAACTCCGGTGGCGACGGCCCGTTCGACCCGGCGAGACGCTGTCGGTCCGGACCGAGATACTCGAGACGACGCCGGAGACGGAGCGTCGGGGACTCGTCCGCGTGCGGATAACGACCGCGAACGGGGACGGCGAGGAAGTCTGTTCGATGGTGGCGTTGACGATGTTCGCGCGGCGCGAGGGCGGCGAGGGCGAGAACTGA
- a CDS encoding M48 family metallopeptidase, with amino-acid sequence MLLVGVSVLAFYSLLSYGSYVLLVTLWRLRPDPVTAGLVVGATTVLFGYASFRVGTRRLLSRLDARELPRTEYPGVYGILDGLAAEMDLDAPRILVTRLSVPNAMALDTAGRDAVVLDASLFRLLDREEFAGLLAHELAHLESKDSLVQTLAFTALQTAVGFVSLLVAPPVFLVTGLALAAAWVRGDPASWPRTLPGRVRARIEAAVSALMLGITLLARAHSRRREFAADDRAAEVTGRPVALARALRKIERTADPQFGLLSPLWVYGEVESEEERALSDLFSTHPRTEDRVERLRSRADSGRTEIRVR; translated from the coding sequence ATGCTTCTGGTGGGCGTCTCGGTTCTGGCGTTCTACTCGCTTCTGTCGTACGGGAGTTACGTCCTGTTGGTGACGCTGTGGCGGTTGCGCCCCGACCCGGTGACGGCGGGACTCGTCGTCGGCGCGACGACGGTTCTCTTCGGGTACGCGAGTTTCCGCGTCGGCACGCGCCGCCTGCTGTCGCGCCTCGACGCGCGCGAACTCCCCCGGACGGAGTATCCGGGCGTCTACGGCATCTTGGACGGCCTCGCGGCGGAGATGGACCTCGACGCGCCCCGGATATTGGTGACGCGGCTCTCCGTCCCGAACGCGATGGCACTCGACACCGCCGGCCGCGACGCCGTCGTCCTCGACGCCTCGCTGTTTCGACTCCTCGACCGCGAGGAGTTCGCGGGACTGTTGGCGCACGAACTCGCGCACTTAGAGAGCAAAGACAGCCTCGTACAGACCCTCGCGTTCACGGCGCTTCAGACCGCGGTGGGGTTCGTCTCGCTTCTCGTCGCGCCGCCCGTCTTTCTCGTGACCGGCCTCGCCCTCGCGGCGGCGTGGGTCCGCGGCGACCCCGCGTCGTGGCCGCGGACGCTCCCCGGTAGAGTTCGGGCGCGCATAGAGGCGGCTGTCTCCGCCCTCATGCTCGGTATCACGCTTCTCGCGCGTGCGCACTCGCGACGCCGGGAGTTCGCCGCAGACGACAGGGCCGCCGAAGTGACCGGCCGACCGGTGGCTCTCGCCCGCGCGCTTCGGAAGATAGAGCGCACGGCCGACCCGCAGTTCGGCCTGCTCTCTCCGCTCTGGGTGTACGGCGAAGTCGAGTCCGAAGAGGAACGCGCGCTCTCGGACCTGTTCTCGACGCACCCCCGGACCGAAGACAGGGTCGAACGACTCCGCTCGCGCGCCGACTCCGGCCGAACCGAGATACGGGTCCGATAG